One window from the genome of Deinococcus arcticus encodes:
- a CDS encoding ion transporter, whose translation MTRTAYPSLMHRLSDFLDPTDGAGLAERLFNALLVVLILLTVTLTIVGTVPSVEREYGAAIRAFDYVCAAVFGAEYLGRLYVTPLRPGYGSRPADYWRYATAPLPLIDLLVLISLLVPGSTALASLRGLRLLKLLSLLKLGRYSDSLQLIGRVVAQRAGELLTTVLIVIVLVFIAASVLYQVEASAGTKGFESIPQALWWAVVTLTTTGYGDVYPVTPLGKAAAGLIMLFGVGMVALPAGMVASGFAEELARMRQQGEVAARPMRYCPHCGEPLE comes from the coding sequence ATGACCCGCACAGCCTATCCCAGCCTGATGCACCGCCTGAGCGATTTTCTGGACCCCACGGACGGCGCGGGGCTGGCCGAGCGCCTCTTTAACGCGCTGCTGGTGGTGCTGATTCTGCTGACCGTCACGCTGACCATCGTGGGCACGGTGCCCAGTGTGGAACGGGAATACGGCGCGGCCATCCGGGCCTTTGACTACGTGTGCGCCGCTGTGTTTGGGGCCGAGTACCTGGGGCGGCTGTACGTAACGCCGCTGCGGCCCGGCTACGGTTCGCGCCCGGCCGATTACTGGCGCTACGCGACCGCGCCCCTGCCCCTGATTGATCTGCTGGTCCTGATCTCGCTGCTGGTGCCCGGCAGCACGGCCCTGGCCAGCCTGCGCGGCCTGCGGCTGCTGAAACTGCTGTCGCTGCTGAAACTGGGCCGCTATTCGGATTCGCTGCAGCTGATCGGCCGGGTGGTCGCGCAGCGCGCAGGCGAACTGCTGACCACGGTGCTGATCGTGATTGTGCTGGTGTTTATTGCCGCCAGCGTGCTGTATCAGGTGGAAGCCAGCGCAGGCACCAAGGGCTTTGAAAGCATTCCCCAGGCCCTGTGGTGGGCCGTGGTGACCCTGACCACCACCGGCTACGGCGACGTGTACCCGGTGACCCCACTGGGCAAGGCCGCCGCCGGGCTGATCATGCTGTTTGGCGTGGGCATGGTGGCCCTACCCGCCGGCATGGTGGCCAGCGGCTTTGCCGAGGAACTGGCCCGCATGCGCCAGCAAGGCGAGGTGGCTGCCCGCCCTATGCGCTACTGCCCCCACTGCGGCGAACCGCTGGAGTAA
- a CDS encoding glutathionylspermidine synthase family protein, translated as MKRLTLPPRPDWEARLREVGFTWYAPTPEHPVPYWSEDGFYAFSPAEIEALKASTQELTDMVLAVTGHAIEDERLGELGIPAFLHSAVRDSWERDDPTVYMRLDVAYDGQGGVKLLEVNAQTPTSLLEAAVSQWQWLEDRQGRGELPPGAGQWNTIHEGLGEQWAHLKAARGLSEVTFSSARVDEDIATVTYLRELAEAQGIRGSFLFADELGTSPQEGHLLDTWSLPIRQLMWLWPYEYAWESRDAAFLASTGTRFLEPLWKTVTGSKGLLALLHEHYPGHPHLLPATLSPGALGQNVVKKPLFSREGQNVQLPGQTSTPGVYGDLAVVEQSYTELPSFDADGTPRYPVLGVWVAGAEVCGLGIREGRGRVTDNRATFAPHVVL; from the coding sequence ATGAAGCGCCTGACACTGCCCCCCCGCCCCGACTGGGAAGCGCGGCTGCGCGAGGTGGGGTTCACGTGGTACGCCCCCACTCCCGAACACCCGGTGCCCTACTGGAGCGAGGACGGCTTTTATGCCTTCAGCCCGGCGGAGATTGAGGCGCTCAAGGCCAGCACCCAGGAACTGACTGACATGGTGCTGGCAGTCACCGGGCACGCCATCGAGGATGAGCGCCTGGGGGAACTGGGCATTCCGGCCTTTCTGCACTCGGCGGTGCGCGATTCGTGGGAGCGCGACGATCCCACGGTGTACATGCGCCTGGACGTGGCCTATGACGGCCAGGGCGGCGTGAAGCTGCTGGAGGTGAACGCCCAGACCCCCACCAGCCTGCTCGAAGCCGCCGTGAGCCAGTGGCAGTGGCTGGAAGACCGCCAGGGCCGGGGCGAACTGCCCCCGGGCGCTGGCCAGTGGAACACCATCCACGAAGGGCTGGGCGAGCAGTGGGCGCACCTGAAGGCGGCGCGCGGCCTGAGCGAGGTGACCTTCAGCTCGGCGCGGGTGGACGAGGACATCGCCACCGTGACCTACCTGCGCGAACTGGCCGAGGCACAGGGCATCCGGGGCTCGTTCCTGTTTGCCGACGAGCTGGGCACCAGCCCCCAGGAAGGCCACCTGCTGGACACCTGGAGCCTGCCCATCCGGCAGTTGATGTGGCTGTGGCCCTACGAATACGCCTGGGAATCCCGGGACGCGGCCTTTCTGGCCAGCACCGGCACCCGCTTTCTGGAACCGCTGTGGAAAACGGTTACTGGCAGCAAGGGGCTGCTGGCGCTGCTGCACGAGCACTATCCCGGCCATCCCCACCTGCTGCCCGCCACCCTGAGCCCGGGCGCCCTGGGCCAGAACGTGGTGAAAAAGCCGCTGTTTTCGCGCGAAGGGCAGAATGTGCAGCTGCCCGGCCAGACGAGCACGCCCGGCGTGTACGGCGACCTGGCGGTGGTGGAGCAGAGCTATACCGAACTGCCCAGCTTCGACGCAGACGGCACTCCGCGCTACCCTGTGCTGGGCGTGTGGGTGGCGGGGGCCGAGGTCTGTGGCCTGGGCATCCGCGAGGGCCGGGGCCGCGTGACCGACAACCGCGCCACGTTCGCCCCGCACGTGGTGCTCTGA